ATACACATTGGTAAACTGTAAATTGGTACGCACTGCAAGCGCAATACATTTTTTGTGTGAAACTGAAACTACACCCTTCAGAGAAGAAGATTCAGAATAGCACAAAACCACATACGTGAGACGTTTATGAGCTCGGCTTCAGCAACAATCAGGCCTTCCTTGCCTCCATCTTGTAAGGTTAGCAATAATTCACAAGGTTATCCTAACACGTCTCCAAATCGAAATTTTTACAAATCTGCACAATCAAGGAAAAATTGGGTATATAGTGCGGATCTGGGAGCAAGCACCTGGTACTTGGGGACATTGAGACAGGAGAGCTGGTGGTGCCGCCAATTTCCAGCGACGGGAGCTGAGAGGAAGCAGGCCCGGAGCAGCAGCCCGCAACGGGATGATGGGGGAGCACCTCGAGGGCGTGGCCGACTTAAGAGCGGTGGACgcagaggaggaggggggagaggagtTGGGGGATGGTGCGGCGCCGACGTCGAGTGTCTCCGCCTCTCCGGCGGTGGGGGCGGCGAACGGCGGAGGGGCGGTGGCAGCGCGCGGCGGCGCGTGGCAGGGGCCGGCGGTGCGCAGCAGCGTGGCAGGGGGTGGCGGCCGGCGGCGCGCGGCAGAGTGGAAGGGGGTGGCGGCGTGCTTGAGGGAGGTCAAGACGGGGcgtgcgttgttttttcccttgcaGTACCGGTTCGTTTTTACATATTAGGAGGACTGCGGGTTGATATCTAAAAAGtggagggacttttctgcaaaaactccgacgacgtacgaccagaaacaatcgctggtttattagtaaaaaatagtaataaaaataaaaataaggtatagatatagatatatatagGATAGGATAGGATAGGATAGGATAGGACTAGGATTAGGACTAGGAcaatggcccgtgcgttgcaacggaataaAAATTATGTTAAAAGCTGCACCGTGCCTTGGTTCCAGAGAATTGGCTCACATGCTTTTTAATTCCACACGGAGGTACtatctggtactccctccgttcggaattacttgtcgtagaaatgaatgtatctagatgtattttagttctagatacatccatttctgagacaagtaattccgaacggagggagtagaattgatcaaactgcaTTGATAGTAAACAGGCCCGtggttgcaacggaagaaaaattGACACGTATTCAATTTTTTTGAGAATTGTATGTGCATCAAAATTTTGATTCCAGTTTCTGCACATGTCATATTTTGGTATTTGCTTTGCCCGTTAATTATTGTTAGGCCGGAAGTAATTTAATATGCAAGTGCATGTTAATCCAAGGGCGCTACCAATTATTATTGCATGCACATCAGGATGTAAAATCGGTGCCAGCAAAATACACCTCTGTCGGTTCTGCCCTGGTTTGGCTGGTATCTTTCCTTCCTCCTTGTTGTGGAGTGCACCCGATCTGATTCTAATAATCCTCCCCTTCTCATGTGGCTCGTTTGGTCAGCGTGGTCGCCGCGTGTGAAGTCTGGTGGCTTCGTGTGACATCCCGAGCAGTGCTTAGCGACGCGTGCAACTACTGTCTGGTGTGCTTACACGTGGTCTATTTTTATCCTTTGTAAAAGCCTGAATCTTCATCTCGTTTTCAGTTTCCCTTGCACAAAACAGTCTCCCATATACCAGGCGCCCGAGTGGCGAGAGTGCTCGCAGGAGCTCGAACCCGACCCCCCGCACGGAGATCTGAAGCAGCAGCAGGACCTCGCCGGTGAGCCAGCTCCTCCGCGGTTCTCCCTCTCCTTCTACCCTCTCTCTCATCACCCTCTCTTTTCTCTCTCGAACAGGACGCAGCAGCTGCACCATAAGTCCAAACAATGGCGCCGCCCTCATGAAACATGGAAGCAGAGGCTAacccttgcggcggcggcggcgtgtctTTCCAGTGCTCCCCCTTGCGGCCTTCCCAGACTTGGTGTTTGCTTGGCGAGGCGACTCGAGCAGCAGCTCGAACGCACACAGTGCCTCCCCGTCGGCCCGGTACGCCGCCCGAGCGGGAGGCACCAGCGGACCGGAGAGGCGAGTAGTAGCACGCCCCAGCGGCAGCACTGGGCGGCAGCAGCCTCATGCCCAGGATAAGGGCACACGGCAGGTGCGGCGCGGCTGCAATTCAGGGGCGGTAGCAGTTCTCGGCCGCATCCATGGCAGCCGCCGTGGCGTGCTCCTACTCGCGCGGCTGGTCCATGGCTATCGGCGCATCGCAGGACAGGGACGACAGCAGTTCTAGGCCGCATCCATGGCCGACGGCGCGCGGTAGGGCGGGAGCGGCAGGGCGGGGGCGGCAGGGCGGCGTGCTCCTACTGGTGCTGCCGATGCGGGCGAGGGAAGAGAGGAATCAGGAGAGGTGCTCACGGGCGGCGCAAATCGTCTCCTCGGTGGCCAAGGGGCTCGCCGGGGCGGCAGGGAAGGCCGGCTGCAGGGCGAGCTGGTAGGGGGCGCCGAGGGGATCCGTTCCCGTGAGCGGCATCCCGAGGAAGGCGCTGGAGTTGGCCGGAATCGGGCGGTCAATGGAAGGACGGGGGCGCCGCCATTGAAGCGAGGGGATCGAAGGTCGAGGAGGCCCTCCGTGTAGGATCTAGGACCATcgcggacgcggcggcggcgcgccCAAGCTCGGGCGCCCCACTACAGGGCGGAGGGCCGGCGAGGGCCAGGCGGCGGGAGGAACGGCGGGGAGGGCATGAGTAAGTCCTGCGCCGCCGCGACTGGAGACGGAGCAGGGGTTAATTTGTAAAACCGAATCGTTTATTTAGATATCACTTAAAGAGGGATTGCGGGTATAATTTTCAGAAAACGGAAGGATGTTTTTGCAGATCTGggctcgaaccgtttttctcactTTAAAAAGGACCGCGGGTTGATTATAGAAAATCACAGGGACTTTTTTACAAATTGACgacgacggacgaccagaagcactccctgctttattagtagggaaagagggaaagactagtacaaatgcccgtgcgttgcaacgggcatgGAATCTTGCAAAATCTACTCAATGTGTCAATAGGTACAACTTTTGGATTGGAATCATTGTGACTTATTAAAGTTATCACGCTGGTAGGCTCGAAAATAAAACATGGGCAACTTTATTCGCCGAACGTCGCACCCAACAAACCTTGGACTCCATGAAGTCCTGAAGTTCTTTATCATTAcgcaccatttcttatattccgttCTAATAAACATGATTATTGTTTCTCGGCTGAATACTGGTCGTTAAGAAGCCACCTCGACATTCTTCGGCTAATTGAAGAATAATTTATGGAATAGTCTCtaaatctttttcttttcttttcggcaAACATGAACTTTTTTAATAAAACAAAATGGTTTATAAAAAAAAGCATTTTTCTGAACATTTCTAAATGCATTTTTTAAATGTAACAACTCTTGGGAATTTTGACCAGTTTTTAAAAAGTGTGAATATATACATATAACTGTGTGCTTATTATAAAACGATTTTTACTATGTTGGGTATTTTTAGATATATACGTTTGTTGtacttttcatttttattttatgttaAAATGATTTGTGATTACAAAAAGgttctaaaattgcaaaaaacattGTTCGTTTTGACTTCTCAAAAACAGTTCTTTAATTCAAAAAACGTCCATGATTTCAAaaaatatgaacaattttttattttttggaaaaaattataagcattctttaataatgatgaacattttttaaacttgaATAAAAACTTTTAATTCGGTAAAAAATGAATTTGTTGAACATTTTTCGAAAATGATGAACACAATTTTAATTTAATGAATTTTTTTTAGGTCGGTGAACAAATTTTGATGAACGTTTTTAAATCCGATGAAAAAATTGAATTCGATTAACCCTTTTTTTAcatcgatgaacattttttgaaattcgatgaacAAAAAAATCTTTGCGAATTTGAAAAGAAATTTCAcaaaaaaagtgaaaaataaagatgagaaaagaagagagaaaaaggaaaacagaaaagaaaatgaaaggaaaaaagaaagaaaaagaaaatacgaataaaaaaacaaaaaatgggcTTGCGCATGAGAACGCCCAGCGCGCGGAAGCGCCGTATAGGCTTCCCCCATAGAGAACACTTTGGTATTAAAAAAAGGAGTGTCTATATTACAATCGACTGAAATTGAATTGGCCTTCAATCAAATATACCAACCAGTAAAAATCTGACACCAACTGAAAAAAAAAACTTGACTGAAAATAAAGGGGCATTCAACCAATTTTTTCAGGCATTACAAACATGGCACGTGTATGACCTATGCGCTCTATGATCCATGAGCAAGCAATGAAAGGGCCCAAAAAGCAACACTGCTAGGACAGTACTCTCACGAGCTTCTCCAGGTTATTGACAATTTTGTTTTCTTCATAATACTATTGGAAGAAAACCTGAAATTCTCATGGCATTCTCAAGGATCTGAAGTTGATACTTGTGGAAGAAACTCCTGAACACAAACATAGTATAAATTCATAATTAGGCTGCCGTAAAGTCATCATCAACCTGCTGTACAATGACCAACACAAGATGAACTAATCACATACTAAACATTTCGTCGTCATGAAGCTTTAAATACAGTGGCTTCAGTTGAAATTTACAATCATCTCACTACAAATAAAGAGTAACTTTTAAAGTGTATCACATATTCAGCTTTGATGAATTTTACAGTGTttcatttgttggaaatatgccctagaggcaataataaaagcattattattatatttccttgttcatgataatcgtctttattcatgctataattgtgttatccggaaatcgtaatacatgtgtgaataacagacaccaacatgtccctagtgagcctctagttgactagctcgttgatcaacagatagtcatggtttcctgactatggacactggatgtcattgataacgagatcacatcattgggagaatgatgtgatggacaagacccaatcctaaacatagcacaagatcgtatagttcgtttgctagagttttccaatgtcaaagtatcttttccttagaccatgagatcgtgtaactcccggataccgtaggagtgctttgggtatgccaaacgtcacaacgtaactgggtgactataaaggtagactacgggtatctccgaaagtgtctgttgggtgacatggatcaagactgggatttgtcactccgtatgacggagagatatcactgggcccactcggtaatgcatcatcataatgagctcagagtgaccaagtgtctggtcacgggatcatgcattacggtacgagtaaagtgacttgccggtaacgagattgaacgaggtattgggataccgacgatcgaatctcgggcaagtaacatatcgatagacaaagggaatagcgtacgggattgattaaatcctcgacatcgtggttcatccgatgagatcatcgtggagcatgtgggagccaacatgggtatccagatcccgctgttggttattgaccggagagtcgtctcggtcatgtctgcttgtctcccgaacccgtagggtctacacacttaaggttcggtgacgctagggttatgaagatatgtatatgcagaaacccgaatgttgttcggagtcccggatgagatcccggacgtcacgaggagttccggaatggtccggaggtaaagaattatatataggaagtgctatttcgggcatcgggacaagtttcggggttatcggtattgtaccgggaccaccggaagggtcccgggggtccaccgggtggggccacctgtcccggggggccacatgggctgtagggggtgcgccttggcctagatgggccaagggcaccagcccctataggcccatgcgcctagggtttccccctaggaggagtcctagtggtggaaggcacccctaggtgccttgggggggagggaaacctccccttggccgccggccccctAGTAGATTGGCATCTACTAGGCTGCGCACCCCCCcctttggcacccctatatatagtgggggagaggagggacttatacaccagcccctggcgcctccacctccccccgttacgtctctcccttcgtagtctcggcgaagccctgctgctgtgacgccctgcatccaccaccacgccgtcgtgctgctggatcttcatcaacctctcctcccccttgctggatcaagaaggaggagacgtctcccgtcccgtacgtgtgttgaacgcggaggtgccgtccgttcggcgctggtcatcggtgatttggatcacgtcgagtacgactacatcatcaccgttcttttgaacgcttccgtgcgcgatctacaaaggtatgtagatgcatctaatcactcgttgctagatgaactcctagatgatcttggtgaaacgagtaggaaaatttttgttttctgcaacgttccccaacagtggcatcatgagctaggtctatgcgtagttcttcttgcgcgagtagaacacaatttgttgtgggcgtagatttgtcaactttcttgccgttactagtcctttcttgcttcagcggtattgtgggatgaagcggcccggaccaaccttacacgtacgcttacgtgagaccggttccaccgactaacatgcactagttgcataaggtggctggcgggtgtctgtctctcctactttagttggagcggaatcgatgaacagggtccttatgaagggtaaatagaagttgacaaatcacgttgtggctttaacgtaggtaagaaaacgttcttgctagaaccctaattcagccacgtaaaacttgcaacaacaattagaggacgt
The window above is part of the Triticum aestivum cultivar Chinese Spring chromosome 2A, IWGSC CS RefSeq v2.1, whole genome shotgun sequence genome. Proteins encoded here:
- the LOC123191609 gene encoding proline-rich protein 36 — its product is MRRGGLLESDRGKNNARPVLTSLKHAATPFHSAARRRPPPPATLLRTAGPCHAPPRAATAPPPFAAPTAGEAETLDVGAAPSPNSSPPSSSASTALKSATPSRCSPIIPLRAAAPGLLPLSSRRWKLAAPPALLSQCPQVPDGGKEGLIVAEAELINVSRMWFCAILNLLL